Proteins from a genomic interval of Paenibacillus sp. RC334:
- a CDS encoding ABC transporter ATP-binding protein, which produces MKEANGPQETRVRALEIASLTRDFGEFHALKNISWSVDEGDWWGIIGPNGSGKSTLLHLLSGVDHPTSGNVLIYGKKVSSYGRKELSRFVAVLQQEGLPPVGYTVREVVEMGRFPHQDWFGREKVDKEKGMDPGIITDRVLERLGLTILADRPLDQLSGGQRQRVALAKVMVQEPQILLLDEPTTYLDLRYQLEFMELLAEWRRETGVTIISVLHDLNLTAQFCDDLLVLKDGMVEGLGASSELLTEERIRHVYGVEPVMLPHPDSGVPQLLLRRRARDVSGQGERLE; this is translated from the coding sequence GTGAAAGAAGCAAATGGACCACAGGAGACGCGAGTCCGGGCGCTGGAGATTGCCAGTCTGACTCGTGATTTCGGGGAATTCCATGCGTTGAAAAATATAAGCTGGAGCGTAGACGAAGGAGATTGGTGGGGCATCATCGGTCCGAACGGCAGTGGAAAGTCGACGTTGCTGCATCTGCTTTCCGGTGTGGATCACCCGACTTCGGGCAACGTTCTTATATATGGAAAAAAGGTCAGCAGCTATGGCAGAAAAGAGCTTTCCCGTTTTGTGGCTGTACTCCAGCAGGAAGGGCTTCCTCCAGTGGGCTACACGGTAAGGGAAGTTGTGGAAATGGGACGCTTTCCCCATCAGGACTGGTTTGGTAGAGAAAAGGTGGATAAGGAAAAAGGGATGGACCCGGGAATCATCACGGATCGCGTGCTGGAGAGGCTGGGTCTTACTATTTTGGCGGACAGGCCGTTAGACCAATTGAGCGGGGGACAGCGGCAGCGTGTGGCTTTGGCGAAGGTGATGGTGCAGGAGCCGCAGATTTTGCTGCTGGATGAGCCTACAACCTATTTGGATCTGCGCTATCAGCTTGAATTTATGGAGCTGCTGGCGGAATGGCGCCGGGAAACAGGTGTGACGATTATATCTGTTCTGCATGATCTCAATTTGACTGCCCAGTTTTGTGATGATTTGCTTGTGCTCAAGGACGGGATGGTTGAAGGGTTAGGAGCTTCGTCAGAGCTGCTAACAGAGGAACGTATTCGCCATGTGTACGGTGTTGAGCCTGTGATGCTGCCTCACCCGGATAGTGGTGTGCCGCAGCTTTTACTGCGAAGACGTGCAAGGGATGTATCTGGTCAGGGTGAACGACTTGAGTAG
- the cobT gene encoding nicotinate-nucleotide--dimethylbenzimidazole phosphoribosyltransferase encodes MNEKLRQLIDSIAQPDGATALAASEHLDQLTKPPGSLGKLESLAIQLAGITGVDKPEFDRKTVMVMAADHGVCEEGVSAFPAEVTQQMLYNMLSGGAAINVLARHAGADVKVLDVGVNADVAHADLVNRKVRMGTANMAKGPAMLRTEAEQAVLAGAEAVAEAVKGGTRLFVTGELGIGNTTASAAVVCALTGLEPEIIVGRGTGVDSAGLTRKIAVVCRALDVNQPDGNDALDVLTKVGGLEIAALAGVILGAAAHRCPVVLDGFISGAAALAARTLAPASAAYMLASHASDERGHAAVLRELKLEPMLHLDMRLGEGTGGALSLHLIDAACRIMREMATFADAGVSDGQGAAQR; translated from the coding sequence ATGAACGAAAAATTACGGCAGTTAATAGACAGCATTGCACAGCCGGATGGGGCGACAGCCTTGGCGGCTTCGGAGCATCTGGATCAATTAACGAAGCCACCGGGAAGTCTTGGAAAGCTGGAAAGTCTGGCTATACAGTTAGCAGGCATTACGGGGGTGGACAAGCCTGAGTTTGACCGTAAAACCGTTATGGTGATGGCTGCGGATCATGGTGTGTGTGAAGAGGGGGTCAGCGCCTTCCCGGCTGAGGTTACACAGCAAATGCTGTATAACATGCTGTCCGGCGGCGCGGCAATTAACGTGCTGGCACGTCATGCAGGAGCAGATGTCAAGGTGCTAGACGTGGGTGTGAACGCAGATGTCGCTCATGCGGATCTGGTGAACCGCAAGGTGCGTATGGGTACCGCGAACATGGCGAAGGGGCCGGCGATGCTGCGTACAGAAGCCGAGCAAGCGGTTTTGGCAGGAGCTGAAGCCGTTGCGGAAGCAGTCAAAGGCGGCACACGACTGTTCGTAACCGGAGAGCTGGGCATTGGAAATACGACGGCCAGCGCTGCGGTCGTATGTGCCCTTACCGGGCTGGAGCCAGAAATAATCGTCGGCCGGGGCACAGGTGTGGATTCGGCTGGGCTGACCCGTAAAATAGCGGTCGTCTGCCGCGCATTGGACGTGAACCAGCCTGATGGGAACGATGCCTTAGATGTACTGACCAAGGTCGGCGGTCTGGAAATTGCCGCATTGGCAGGCGTCATCCTCGGCGCAGCCGCTCATCGCTGTCCGGTCGTGCTGGACGGCTTTATCTCCGGCGCAGCTGCGCTCGCTGCGCGTACACTTGCGCCTGCAAGCGCAGCGTACATGCTCGCTTCGCACGCCTCGGACGAGCGCGGGCATGCGGCGGTGCTTCGCGAGCTCAAGCTGGAGCCGATGCTTCATCTGGACATGCGGCTTGGAGAGGGCACAGGCGGTGCGCTTAGCCTGCACCTGATTGATGCGGCGTGCCGCATTATGCGCGAAATGGCGACCTTTGCCGATGCAGGCGTATCGGACGGTCAGGGAGCCGCGCAGCGATGA
- a CDS encoding bifunctional adenosylcobinamide kinase/adenosylcobinamide-phosphate guanylyltransferase: protein MKALVTGGARSGKSGFAERLCMSRAPRACYIATAQAYDVEMKDRIALHRLQRESAGYGWQTLEEEQALPELLRRLGGGVEPRLAAQGTNPGDEASASGASAAFSVAQPDASPTGESRSVLHSAAQSVAVEQQRGSDTANLHASQTPQPASAPMVLVDCLTLWLSNVLLAAGEDDEAAARAAMDELAIAVEQYPGPLVIVTNEVGDGIVPEYPLGRLYRDLSGMMNQRIARLCDEVFLVTAGIPVELKQLEYKL from the coding sequence ATGAAGGCGCTCGTGACCGGCGGCGCACGCAGCGGTAAAAGCGGCTTTGCCGAGCGATTGTGCATGTCGCGCGCCCCGCGCGCCTGCTACATTGCAACGGCGCAAGCCTATGACGTAGAGATGAAGGACCGTATCGCCCTTCATCGGCTCCAGCGCGAGTCTGCCGGGTATGGCTGGCAGACGCTGGAGGAAGAGCAGGCGCTGCCGGAGCTGCTGCGGCGTCTGGGCGGCGGCGTAGAGCCACGGCTGGCTGCGCAAGGCACCAATCCTGGCGACGAAGCCTCTGCATCGGGCGCATCTGCTGCGTTCTCAGTGGCGCAGCCTGACGCATCGCCAACAGGCGAAAGCCGCAGCGTTTTGCATTCTGCGGCGCAGTCTGTCGCTGTGGAACAGCAGCGCGGCAGTGACACTGCCAACTTGCACGCCAGTCAAACACCGCAGCCAGCGTCCGCGCCGATGGTGCTGGTCGACTGCCTGACCCTTTGGCTGTCGAACGTGCTGCTGGCCGCAGGTGAGGACGACGAAGCTGCGGCCCGTGCCGCCATGGATGAACTGGCGATAGCTGTGGAGCAGTATCCGGGGCCACTTGTCATCGTGACCAATGAGGTCGGTGATGGCATTGTGCCCGAGTATCCGCTTGGACGGCTGTATCGGGATTTAAGCGGGATGATGAATCAGCGGATCGCCCGCCTTTGTGATGAGGTATTTCTGGTGACGGCTGGCATTCCCGTAGAACTAAAACAGTTGGAATACAAGCTATGA